A portion of the Algisphaera agarilytica genome contains these proteins:
- a CDS encoding dienelactone hydrolase family protein, with protein sequence MTRLLNRSNVLCSWMVALLLTATAFSARADIVTGSLDYEHQGVTLSAYIAQPDGLTGPTPGVLIAHAWWGQGEYARHRARQLAELGYIAVVLDMYGKDVYTDDPNQAGQLAGAFYQDRDLFRARAAAGLEMLKQQPNVDPTRCAAIGYCFGGTTVLELAYDGAELAGIVSFHGSLMPPREGSDDAANVKAKVLIAHGQADPFYSNEQLLEVTNALQSAGQDVQTLTYSGAVHAFTDPGATGELEGAKYDRSADKRSWEHMKLFFEEVFSD encoded by the coding sequence ATGACCCGATTGCTCAACCGCTCGAACGTACTTTGTTCCTGGATGGTGGCGTTGCTGCTGACCGCTACCGCGTTTTCCGCCCGGGCCGACATCGTCACGGGTTCGCTGGATTACGAACACCAGGGCGTCACGCTCTCGGCCTACATCGCCCAGCCCGACGGCCTGACCGGACCCACGCCCGGCGTCCTCATCGCCCACGCCTGGTGGGGCCAGGGTGAATACGCCCGTCACCGCGCACGCCAGCTCGCCGAGCTCGGCTACATCGCGGTGGTGCTCGACATGTACGGCAAGGACGTCTACACCGACGACCCGAACCAGGCCGGCCAACTCGCCGGGGCGTTCTATCAGGACCGCGACCTGTTCCGTGCCCGTGCCGCCGCGGGCCTGGAAATGCTCAAGCAGCAGCCCAACGTCGACCCCACGCGTTGCGCCGCGATCGGCTACTGCTTCGGCGGGACAACCGTGCTCGAACTCGCCTACGACGGGGCCGAGCTCGCGGGCATCGTCAGCTTCCACGGCAGCCTGATGCCCCCGCGCGAAGGCAGCGACGACGCGGCCAACGTCAAGGCCAAGGTCCTCATCGCCCACGGCCAGGCCGACCCGTTCTACAGCAACGAACAACTCCTGGAAGTGACCAACGCCCTGCAGTCCGCCGGTCAGGACGTGCAGACGCTGACCTACAGCGGCGCGGTCCACGCCTTCACCGACCCCGGCGCGACCGGCGAGCTCGAAGGCGCGAAGTACGATCGCAGTGCGGACAAGCGCTCTTGGGAACACATGAAGCTGTTCTTCGAGGAAGTGTTCTCGGACTAA
- a CDS encoding TlpA disulfide reductase family protein, with translation MTGPRAWVLGATLGAAMSAATLPAEAETRFKVGDPVSFAVETTDGRAITSGMLEGYLVVVHFWAAVSEPSIQNLPDIQRLHETYHKKGVGIVSVSVDPDPMAAQEMVAEQGLETLIVLNAEQTIPVNARFFRKQYGVPHTFLISPDGNLIWDGHGFLLEEQLEQALIDFPPPTDAILGEDPALDFDPFASSVDPEELAKSAAQAIFSRPIDFRLLFDSVKELPAESFDEAKVKAFGRSVKRTLANLDPEQQESYDLYRSEYPGVAQNIDAWLAASDRSISSGGGGSADPELVASKFQQAEEAEADGDELAAYELYRWIVDRAPDSDEALLAQDMVLIMEDDEAFMARVQGAKLEGKAQNLMTMAKNYDNAGFYDKADETYQKIIDLYPDTDAAKQAAEELK, from the coding sequence ATGACCGGACCACGCGCGTGGGTATTGGGGGCAACGTTGGGGGCGGCGATGTCCGCGGCGACTCTCCCTGCCGAAGCCGAGACACGATTCAAGGTCGGCGATCCGGTGAGTTTCGCCGTCGAAACCACCGACGGGCGGGCGATCACGTCCGGGATGCTCGAGGGCTATCTCGTCGTGGTGCACTTCTGGGCGGCGGTCTCCGAGCCGAGCATCCAGAACCTGCCCGACATCCAACGGCTGCACGAGACCTACCACAAGAAAGGCGTGGGCATCGTCAGCGTCAGCGTGGACCCCGACCCCATGGCCGCGCAGGAGATGGTCGCCGAGCAGGGCCTGGAAACCCTCATCGTCCTCAACGCCGAGCAAACGATCCCCGTCAACGCGCGGTTCTTCCGCAAGCAGTACGGCGTGCCGCACACCTTCCTGATCTCTCCCGATGGCAACCTCATCTGGGACGGGCACGGCTTTCTGCTCGAAGAACAACTCGAACAGGCGCTGATCGACTTCCCCCCGCCCACCGACGCGATCCTCGGCGAAGACCCGGCCCTGGACTTCGACCCGTTCGCCTCCAGCGTCGACCCCGAAGAGCTGGCCAAGAGCGCCGCCCAGGCCATCTTCTCCCGGCCGATCGATTTCCGCCTGCTGTTCGACTCGGTTAAGGAACTGCCGGCCGAGTCCTTCGACGAAGCGAAAGTCAAAGCCTTCGGCCGATCCGTGAAACGGACGCTGGCCAATCTCGACCCCGAGCAGCAGGAAAGCTACGACCTGTACCGCTCGGAATACCCGGGCGTCGCGCAAAACATCGACGCGTGGCTGGCCGCTTCCGACCGCAGCATCTCCTCCGGCGGCGGCGGCTCGGCCGACCCCGAACTGGTCGCCAGCAAGTTCCAGCAGGCCGAGGAAGCCGAGGCCGACGGCGACGAACTCGCCGCCTATGAGCTGTACCGCTGGATCGTCGACCGCGCGCCCGACAGCGACGAAGCCCTGCTCGCCCAGGACATGGTCCTCATCATGGAAGACGACGAGGCGTTCATGGCCCGCGTCCAAGGCGCGAAACTCGAAGGCAAAGCCCAGAACCTCATGACGATGGCCAAGAACTACGACAACGCCGGGTTCTACGACAAGGCTGATGAAACCTACCAGAAGATCATCGACCTCTACCCCGACACCGACGCCGCCAAGCAGGCGGCGGAAGAGTTGAAGTAA
- a CDS encoding glutamate synthase subunit beta, protein MGKPTGFQEYERNPMPARDPLVRISDFHEIYAQHEVHVLQEQGARCMDCGVPFCHADTGCPIDNLIPEWNDLVYHDRWQDAYERLAKTNNFPEWTGRICPAPCESACVLGINEPAVTIKSIECAIIDRAFEEGWVKPNPPANRTGKTVAIVGSGPAGLAAADQLNKAGHAVTVFERDDRIGGLLMYGVPNMKLDKGIVQRRVDLLEAEGVVFKTNCNVGGGPSAHGTGSESEIIDPEDLKRDFDAVLLACGALKPRDLGKLPGRDLAGVHVAMEYLHPATKSLLDSNFTDGDFIDAEGKDVIVIGGGDTGTDCIGTAIRQGCKSITNITRREREPDERDEDHPWPGPSGTFYVDYGHAEGAAKFDRDPREYGILPKAFLDEKGDGHVTHVEIERLHWTKQDGKWSSTPTGNIEKFPADLVFMAIGFTGHDTPTLVEKFGVETDEWGGAVKAEYGEFATNVDGVFVAGDMRRGASLIVWAIAEGRGAARKIDEHLMGHSELPAPGVTTQLTSSAG, encoded by the coding sequence ATGGGTAAACCCACCGGATTTCAAGAGTACGAACGCAACCCGATGCCCGCGCGCGACCCGCTGGTGCGCATCTCGGATTTCCACGAGATCTACGCCCAGCACGAGGTGCACGTGTTGCAGGAGCAGGGTGCGCGCTGCATGGACTGCGGCGTGCCGTTCTGTCACGCCGACACCGGCTGCCCGATCGACAACCTCATCCCCGAGTGGAACGACCTGGTCTACCACGACCGCTGGCAGGACGCGTACGAACGGCTGGCCAAGACCAACAACTTCCCCGAGTGGACCGGGCGGATCTGCCCTGCGCCGTGCGAGAGCGCTTGCGTGCTGGGCATCAACGAGCCGGCGGTGACGATCAAGAGCATCGAGTGCGCGATCATCGACCGCGCGTTTGAAGAAGGTTGGGTCAAGCCCAACCCGCCGGCGAACCGCACGGGCAAGACCGTGGCGATCGTCGGCAGCGGACCCGCGGGTCTGGCGGCGGCGGATCAGCTCAACAAGGCGGGCCATGCCGTGACCGTGTTTGAGCGCGACGACCGCATCGGCGGGCTGCTGATGTACGGCGTGCCGAACATGAAGCTCGACAAGGGCATCGTGCAGCGCCGCGTCGATCTGCTCGAAGCCGAGGGCGTGGTGTTCAAGACCAACTGCAATGTCGGCGGCGGCCCGTCGGCGCACGGCACGGGCAGCGAGTCGGAGATCATCGATCCGGAAGACCTGAAGCGCGACTTCGATGCGGTGTTGCTGGCGTGCGGGGCGCTCAAGCCGCGCGACCTGGGCAAGCTGCCGGGCCGTGATTTAGCGGGCGTGCACGTGGCGATGGAGTACCTCCACCCCGCGACCAAGAGCCTGCTCGACTCGAACTTTACCGACGGCGACTTCATCGATGCCGAGGGCAAAGACGTGATCGTCATCGGCGGCGGCGATACCGGCACCGACTGCATCGGCACCGCCATCCGCCAGGGCTGCAAGAGCATCACCAACATCACCCGCCGCGAGCGCGAGCCGGACGAGCGCGACGAGGACCACCCCTGGCCGGGACCGTCGGGCACGTTCTACGTGGACTACGGCCACGCCGAGGGCGCCGCCAAGTTCGACCGCGACCCGCGCGAGTACGGCATCCTGCCCAAAGCCTTCCTCGACGAAAAGGGCGACGGCCACGTCACCCACGTCGAGATCGAACGCCTTCACTGGACCAAGCAGGACGGCAAGTGGAGCTCGACGCCCACCGGCAACATCGAGAAGTTCCCCGCCGACCTCGTGTTCATGGCGATCGGTTTCACGGGTCACGACACGCCGACGCTCGTCGAGAAGTTTGGCGTCGAGACGGATGAGTGGGGCGGTGCGGTCAAGGCCGAGTACGGCGAGTTTGCCACCAACGTGGACGGCGTGTTCGTGGCGGGCGACATGCGCCGCGGTGCTTCGCTGATCGTCTGGGCCATCGCCGAGGGCCGTGGTGCCGCACGCAAGATCGATGAACACCTGATGGGCCACTCTGAACTGCCCGCCCCGGGCGTGACGACGCAGCTCACCTCGAGCGCGGGGTGA
- the gltB gene encoding glutamate synthase large subunit: MSESNPNSPSVRPASTGFPAKQGLYDPAYEKDACGIGFIAHLKGQPSHTIVTDALEMLHRMDHRGACGCEKNTGDGAGILTGLPHELLVKVAKRDAGLDLPGLGDYAAGNIFLPTNDEAQAFCIKLYEECLAKADLPLIGWRDMPVEPEGADIGPSALAAMPVIKQLFVARPESVDQDSFERKLYVVRNQVINLTLAQPELIPAGSFYVCSLSSRIIVYKGQLTSGQVPLFYPDLRDTDYASHLAMVHSRFSTNTFPSWDRAQPCRMMSHNGEINTVQGNKNWIRARQGLMQSQQFDERELAELFPIVNPDASDSGSMDNVLEMLYMSGRTLPEVVMMMVPEAWENHESMPENKTAFYEYHANLMEPWDGPASIGFTDGKVIGATLDRNGLRPSRYYVTSDDRVIMASEVGVVDVEPKDVVKKGRLQPGRMFLVNFEEGRIVADDEVKNSIADARPYGEWLGDNRMTLADLPEANGSGASVPGTPASPEAKNDMDPETRLALMQSFGYTVEHLNMILLPMVNAGSKSKEALGSMGNDAALAVLSDKPRLLYDYFKQLFAQVTNPPIDPLRETIIMSLQTSIGPEGNVLDTTADQCKRLRLEQPVLTDAELASLQALDGSDASNGWRTQTIDITYEKPDTSGMNGEADAAEGAALKAALDRICAEASDAITAGYQLVVLSDRNAGPGRIALPSLLAVGTVHHHLVRNESRTKIGLVLESGEAREVQHFCTLAGYGCDAVNPYLAYQAMYSLRDEAVLDPELGNEEIVQTYINSVGAGIKKVMSKMGISTLASYKGAQIFECVGLHDEIIDRSFTATASRLQGVGWDVLAKEGRRRHEIGFPVRPRNPKAKNQLPNPGEYHWRPEGEAHAFSPRSIANLQIAARTNSHAAYDEYSKLCNDDSRQRCTLRGLLSFVDDASLSIPLEEVEPAKEIVKRFRTGAMSLGALSKESHETLALAMNRIGGYSNSGEGGEDPKRFSLDQYEDGSVKSKRSAIKQIASGRFGVTSYYLANADLLQIKIAQGAKPGEGGQLPGFKVDPYIASIRHSTPGVGLISPPPHHDIYSIEDLSQLIFDLKRSNRTADVSVKLVAEVGVGTIAAGVSKAKADHILISGHDGGTGASPLTSIKHAGLPWELGLAETHQTLVLNDLRSRVRLETDGGFKTGRDVAIAACLGAEEYGFATAPLVSIGCIMMRKCHLNTCPVGICTQDKDLRKKFNGTPEHVINFLFLVAEEARQYMAKIGIRSIDELIGRVDLLKTRDAIDHWKADGLDLTPILRPATKPHEGVGVRKLIEQEHEIELHFDNQLIAEAKDTLENATPVVIDKPVTNLNRAVGTMLSNEVSKKYLGEGLPDNTIQINLTGSAGQSLGAWLAPGVTINLTGDANDYVGKGLSGGKIFIKPHDEAPFAAEDNIILGNVALYGATNGDAYFRGVAAERFCVRNSGARAVVEGVGDHGCEYMTGGRVVVLGPTGRNFAAGMSGGIAYIWDPEGAFPKLCNPGMVELEDLEDPEDIAECVEMITSHMEATGSPVAKRVLDDWDNQRGNFVKVMPIDYRRVLMQQKAKEKAMAGEPEVGHG, encoded by the coding sequence ATGTCCGAATCCAACCCCAACTCTCCGTCCGTCCGCCCCGCGTCCACCGGCTTCCCCGCCAAGCAGGGTCTGTACGACCCGGCCTACGAAAAAGACGCCTGCGGCATCGGCTTCATCGCCCACCTCAAGGGCCAGCCGTCGCACACCATCGTCACCGATGCGCTGGAGATGCTGCACCGCATGGACCACCGCGGCGCGTGCGGCTGCGAGAAGAACACCGGCGACGGCGCGGGCATCCTCACCGGCCTGCCCCACGAGCTGCTGGTCAAAGTCGCCAAGCGCGACGCTGGCCTCGACCTGCCGGGCCTCGGCGACTACGCCGCGGGCAACATCTTCCTGCCCACCAACGACGAAGCCCAGGCCTTCTGCATCAAGCTTTACGAGGAATGCCTGGCCAAGGCGGACCTCCCGCTGATCGGTTGGCGTGACATGCCCGTCGAGCCCGAAGGCGCCGACATCGGCCCGTCGGCCCTCGCGGCGATGCCCGTCATCAAGCAGCTCTTCGTGGCCCGCCCCGAGAGCGTCGACCAGGACAGCTTCGAGCGCAAGCTCTACGTCGTCCGCAACCAGGTCATCAACCTCACGCTCGCCCAGCCCGAGCTGATCCCCGCCGGCAGCTTCTACGTCTGCTCGCTGTCGTCGCGCATCATCGTGTACAAGGGCCAGCTGACCTCCGGCCAGGTGCCGCTGTTCTACCCCGACCTGCGCGACACCGACTACGCCTCGCACCTCGCGATGGTGCACTCGCGCTTCAGCACCAACACCTTCCCCAGCTGGGACCGCGCCCAGCCCTGCCGGATGATGTCGCACAACGGCGAGATCAACACCGTCCAGGGCAACAAGAACTGGATCCGCGCCCGCCAAGGCCTGATGCAGAGCCAGCAGTTCGACGAACGCGAACTCGCCGAGCTGTTCCCCATCGTCAACCCCGACGCGTCGGACTCAGGCAGCATGGACAACGTGCTGGAGATGCTCTACATGTCCGGCCGAACGCTGCCGGAAGTGGTCATGATGATGGTGCCCGAGGCGTGGGAAAACCACGAGTCGATGCCCGAGAACAAGACCGCGTTCTATGAGTACCACGCCAACCTTATGGAGCCGTGGGACGGCCCGGCGTCGATCGGCTTTACCGACGGCAAGGTCATCGGCGCGACCCTCGACCGCAACGGCCTGCGTCCGTCGCGCTACTACGTCACCAGCGACGACCGCGTGATCATGGCGTCGGAAGTCGGCGTCGTGGACGTTGAGCCGAAGGACGTCGTGAAGAAGGGCCGGCTGCAACCGGGACGGATGTTCCTGGTGAACTTCGAAGAGGGCCGCATCGTCGCCGACGACGAGGTCAAGAACTCCATCGCCGACGCCCGCCCCTACGGCGAGTGGCTCGGCGACAACCGCATGACTCTCGCGGACCTGCCCGAAGCCAACGGCTCGGGTGCTTCGGTGCCCGGCACGCCTGCGTCGCCCGAAGCCAAGAACGACATGGACCCCGAGACGCGTCTGGCGCTCATGCAGTCGTTCGGCTACACCGTCGAACACCTGAACATGATCCTGCTGCCCATGGTCAACGCCGGCAGCAAGTCCAAGGAAGCGCTCGGCTCGATGGGCAACGACGCGGCGCTCGCCGTGCTCTCCGACAAGCCGCGGCTTCTTTACGACTACTTCAAGCAGCTCTTCGCGCAGGTGACCAACCCGCCGATCGACCCGCTGCGCGAGACGATTATCATGTCGCTGCAAACCAGCATCGGCCCCGAGGGCAACGTCCTCGACACCACCGCCGATCAGTGCAAGCGGCTGCGTCTTGAGCAGCCCGTGCTGACCGATGCCGAGCTCGCCTCGCTGCAAGCGCTCGACGGCTCGGACGCGTCGAACGGCTGGCGCACCCAGACGATCGACATCACCTACGAAAAGCCCGACACCTCCGGGATGAACGGCGAAGCCGACGCCGCGGAAGGCGCCGCGCTCAAGGCCGCGCTCGACCGCATCTGCGCCGAGGCTAGCGACGCGATCACCGCGGGCTATCAGCTTGTTGTGCTCAGCGACCGCAACGCCGGCCCGGGCCGGATCGCGCTGCCCTCGCTGCTGGCCGTCGGCACGGTCCACCACCACCTGGTCCGCAACGAGTCCCGCACCAAGATCGGCCTCGTGCTCGAGTCCGGCGAGGCCCGCGAAGTCCAACACTTCTGCACCCTCGCGGGCTACGGCTGCGACGCGGTCAACCCGTACCTCGCTTACCAAGCCATGTACTCGCTGCGTGACGAGGCGGTCCTCGACCCCGAGCTGGGCAACGAAGAGATCGTCCAGACCTACATCAACTCGGTCGGCGCCGGCATCAAGAAGGTCATGTCCAAGATGGGCATCTCGACGCTCGCCTCGTACAAGGGCGCGCAGATCTTCGAGTGCGTCGGCCTGCACGACGAGATCATCGACCGCAGCTTCACCGCCACCGCCTCGCGCCTCCAGGGCGTGGGCTGGGACGTGCTGGCCAAGGAAGGGCGTCGCCGCCACGAGATCGGCTTCCCCGTCCGTCCGCGCAACCCCAAGGCCAAGAACCAGCTGCCCAACCCCGGCGAGTATCACTGGCGTCCCGAGGGCGAGGCCCACGCGTTCAGCCCGCGGTCGATCGCGAACCTGCAGATCGCCGCTCGCACCAACAGCCACGCCGCATACGACGAGTACTCGAAGCTGTGCAATGACGACTCGCGTCAGCGCTGCACCCTCCGCGGCCTGCTGAGCTTTGTTGACGATGCGTCGCTGAGCATCCCGCTCGAAGAAGTCGAGCCGGCCAAGGAGATCGTTAAGCGGTTCCGCACCGGCGCGATGTCGCTGGGCGCGCTGTCCAAGGAGTCGCACGAAACCCTCGCGCTGGCGATGAACCGCATCGGCGGCTACTCGAACTCCGGCGAGGGCGGCGAAGACCCCAAACGCTTCAGCCTCGACCAATACGAAGACGGCAGCGTGAAGTCCAAGCGGTCGGCCATCAAGCAGATCGCCTCGGGCCGGTTCGGCGTGACCAGCTACTACCTGGCCAACGCGGACCTCCTGCAGATCAAGATCGCCCAGGGCGCCAAGCCCGGCGAGGGCGGTCAGCTGCCCGGCTTCAAGGTCGACCCGTACATCGCCAGCATCCGCCACTCGACGCCCGGCGTGGGCCTCATCTCCCCGCCGCCGCACCACGACATCTACTCCATCGAAGACCTCTCGCAGCTCATCTTCGACCTCAAGCGGTCCAACCGCACGGCCGACGTGTCGGTCAAGCTGGTCGCGGAAGTCGGTGTCGGCACGATCGCGGCGGGTGTGTCCAAGGCCAAGGCCGACCACATCCTGATCTCCGGCCACGACGGCGGCACCGGCGCTTCGCCGCTGACTTCGATCAAGCACGCGGGCCTGCCGTGGGAGCTCGGCCTGGCCGAGACGCACCAGACGCTGGTGCTCAACGACCTGCGCAGCCGGGTCCGCCTCGAAACCGACGGCGGGTTCAAGACCGGCCGCGACGTCGCGATCGCCGCGTGCCTCGGTGCGGAAGAGTACGGCTTCGCCACCGCGCCGCTGGTGTCCATCGGCTGCATCATGATGCGGAAGTGCCACCTCAACACCTGCCCCGTGGGCATCTGCACGCAGGACAAAGACCTACGTAAGAAGTTCAACGGCACGCCCGAGCACGTCATCAACTTCCTCTTCCTCGTCGCCGAGGAAGCCCGGCAGTACATGGCGAAGATCGGCATCCGCTCGATCGACGAACTGATCGGCCGGGTCGACCTGCTCAAGACCCGCGACGCGATCGACCACTGGAAGGCCGACGGCCTGGACCTCACGCCGATCCTCCGTCCCGCGACCAAGCCGCACGAGGGCGTGGGCGTCCGCAAGCTCATTGAGCAGGAGCACGAGATCGAGCTGCACTTCGACAACCAGCTCATCGCCGAGGCGAAGGACACCCTAGAGAACGCCACGCCCGTGGTGATCGACAAGCCGGTGACCAACCTCAACCGCGCTGTCGGGACGATGCTCTCCAACGAGGTCAGCAAGAAGTACCTCGGCGAAGGCCTGCCCGACAACACGATCCAGATCAACCTGACCGGCTCGGCCGGGCAGTCGCTGGGTGCGTGGCTCGCGCCGGGCGTGACGATCAACCTCACCGGCGACGCCAACGACTACGTCGGCAAGGGCTTGTCCGGCGGCAAGATCTTCATCAAGCCGCACGACGAGGCCCCCTTCGCCGCCGAGGACAACATCATCCTGGGCAATGTGGCGCTCTACGGCGCGACCAACGGCGACGCGTACTTCCGCGGCGTCGCGGCCGAGCGTTTCTGCGTGCGGAACTCTGGCGCCCGGGCGGTGGTCGAGGGCGTGGGCGACCACGGCTGCGAGTACATGACCGGCGGCCGCGTGGTGGTGCTGGGCCCGACGGGCCGCAACTTCGCCGCGGGTATGTCTGGCGGGATCGCCTACATCTGGGACCCCGAGGGCGCGTTCCCCAAGCTGTGCAACCCCGGCATGGTCGAACTCGAAGACCTCGAGGACCCCGAAGACATCGCCGAGTGCGTCGAGATGATCACCAGCCACATGGAAGCCACCGGCAGCCCCGTGGCGAAGCGTGTGCTCGACGACTGGGACAACCAGCGGGGCAACTTCGTGAAGGTCATGCCGATCGACTACCGCCGCGTGCTGATGCAACAGAAGGCCAAGGAAAAAGCCATGGCCGGCGAACCGGAGGTCGGCCACGGATAA
- a CDS encoding LysR family transcriptional regulator, which translates to MQNLRLFSDVARCHSISLAAEMHGITQSAASQRINQLEKRLGVTLLDRTVRPLELTEAGKVFLAGVGDVLQRYDRLERAVMARADSPSGVVRVSAIYSSGIDLLRQVSEEFEQQRPQINVQIAYEKPDAVYQSVIEGRADLGLLSYPDRFKKVGVIALRDEEMAVVCPPNHALAGRESVEAQELSGQEMVSFDTDLPVGRGVAQYLKQHGATPITAHSFDNLDTLKSAVAATDRFAILPKRTVRHEVEVGSLSVVSLTPTLVRPMGLITPRPHKQHAALPLATAVFVDFLLQHAGQDEPRVSLSSSESSSPASTLAGAAASAPLVGAKR; encoded by the coding sequence ATGCAAAATCTCCGCTTATTCTCCGACGTTGCCCGCTGCCACAGCATCTCCCTCGCGGCTGAGATGCACGGCATCACGCAATCCGCGGCGAGCCAACGGATCAACCAACTCGAGAAAAGGCTTGGAGTTACGCTCTTGGATCGGACCGTCCGACCGCTGGAGCTGACCGAGGCGGGCAAGGTCTTCCTCGCGGGGGTGGGCGATGTGCTGCAGCGTTACGATCGCCTGGAGCGGGCGGTGATGGCCCGGGCCGACAGCCCGTCGGGCGTGGTGCGGGTGTCGGCGATCTACTCTTCGGGGATCGACCTGCTGCGTCAGGTCAGCGAAGAGTTCGAGCAGCAGCGGCCGCAGATCAACGTGCAGATCGCCTACGAGAAACCGGATGCGGTGTATCAGTCGGTGATCGAGGGCCGGGCCGACCTGGGCCTGCTCAGCTACCCCGATCGTTTTAAGAAGGTCGGCGTGATCGCGCTGCGGGACGAGGAGATGGCGGTCGTCTGCCCACCCAACCACGCTCTGGCGGGACGCGAAAGCGTCGAGGCGCAGGAGCTCAGCGGCCAGGAGATGGTCAGCTTCGACACAGACCTGCCCGTCGGCCGAGGTGTGGCGCAGTACCTCAAGCAGCACGGCGCGACGCCGATCACCGCCCACTCGTTCGACAACCTCGACACGCTCAAGTCGGCCGTCGCCGCGACCGATCGTTTCGCGATCCTGCCCAAACGCACGGTGCGTCACGAAGTTGAAGTCGGCTCGTTGTCGGTCGTGAGCCTGACACCCACGCTGGTGCGGCCCATGGGTCTGATTACGCCGCGCCCGCACAAGCAACACGCGGCGCTGCCTTTGGCGACCGCGGTCTTTGTTGATTTCCTGCTCCAACACGCCGGGCAAGACGAGCCCCGCGTCTCCCTTTCGTCTTCTGAATCTTCTTCTCCCGCTTCCACCCTCGCCGGCGCCGCTGCGTCGGCCCCTCTCGTGGGAGCCAAGCGATGA